From Halorhodospira halophila, one genomic window encodes:
- the pyrF gene encoding orotidine-5'-phosphate decarboxylase, whose protein sequence is MNVPAGPRLIVALDFPAAAPAEALAAQLDPRLCRLKVGKELFTRAGPQLVERLQGRGFEVFLDLKYHDIPNTVAGACRAAAELGVWMVNVHALGGRRMLEAAGEAVAAADGQTLLTAVTVLTSHDAATLEEIGLAGPPREAVLRLAGLARSSGLDGVVCSPEEAAAIGERFGGGLLRVTPGVRPAGAAVGDQQRIATPAAAVAAGCDYLVVGRPITAADDPAAAAAGIGAEIAAAG, encoded by the coding sequence ATGAACGTACCTGCCGGGCCGCGACTGATCGTGGCGTTGGACTTCCCCGCTGCGGCCCCGGCCGAGGCCCTGGCCGCGCAGCTCGATCCGCGGCTGTGTCGGCTGAAGGTGGGTAAGGAGCTGTTCACCCGCGCCGGACCGCAGCTGGTGGAGCGACTCCAGGGGCGGGGGTTCGAGGTCTTCCTCGACCTCAAGTACCACGATATCCCCAATACCGTGGCCGGTGCCTGCCGTGCGGCGGCGGAACTCGGCGTCTGGATGGTCAACGTCCACGCCCTCGGCGGACGGCGGATGCTCGAGGCCGCCGGCGAGGCGGTGGCGGCTGCCGACGGGCAGACCCTGCTCACGGCGGTCACCGTGCTGACCAGCCACGACGCCGCCACCCTCGAGGAGATCGGCCTGGCCGGGCCGCCGCGTGAGGCGGTGCTGCGGCTGGCCGGGCTGGCCCGTTCCAGCGGGCTCGATGGCGTGGTCTGCTCGCCGGAGGAGGCCGCAGCCATCGGTGAGCGCTTCGGCGGTGGCCTGCTTCGGGTCACCCCCGGCGTGCGTCCGGCCGGGGCGGCGGTCGGGGATCAGCAGCGCATCGCCACCCCGGCTGCGGCGGTGGCCGCCGGATGTGATTACCTGGTCGTCGGCCGCCCGATCACCGCCGCCGACGATCCTGCCGCCGCCGCCGCCGGGATCGGCGCCGAGATTGCCGCCGCCGGGTGA
- a CDS encoding ComEA family DNA-binding protein, whose protein sequence is MPEQLSGAIRASIPATLTALTLTAGAVQAAGGVDINEAGAEELAAGLTGVGEVRAAEIVEEREANGPFRDADDLSRVSGVGPANVEDNRERIRVEDAN, encoded by the coding sequence ATGCCTGAGCAACTCAGCGGCGCTATCCGCGCGTCCATCCCCGCGACCCTCACCGCACTCACGCTCACCGCCGGGGCTGTCCAGGCCGCCGGGGGCGTGGACATCAATGAAGCCGGTGCCGAAGAACTCGCCGCCGGGCTGACCGGCGTCGGCGAAGTGCGGGCGGCCGAGATCGTCGAGGAGCGCGAGGCCAACGGTCCCTTCCGGGATGCCGACGACCTCAGTCGCGTCAGCGGCGTGGGCCCGGCGAACGTGGAGGACAACCGGGAACGGATCCGGGTGGAGGACGCCAACTAG
- the phbB gene encoding acetoacetyl-CoA reductase — translation MSQKTALVTGGLGGLGAAVCERLGRSGHTVVTTYTSDNGRVDKWRERLQERGVTTPVHAVQCDVADWDSCAAMAEAVRERAGPVDILVNNAGITKDGSFKKMTRENWDAVMRTNLDSVFNVTKQFADDMADRGWGRVINVASVNGRKGQFGQCNYAATKAGMHGFTMSLARELARKGVTVNTVSPGYLATDMVMSMKEEVRQQIIETIPVQRLGEPDEVASLIEYLASEDAGFITGANLDINGGLHME, via the coding sequence ATGAGCCAGAAGACGGCACTGGTAACCGGCGGGCTCGGCGGTCTCGGCGCGGCGGTGTGCGAGCGCCTGGGCCGCAGCGGACACACCGTGGTGACCACCTACACCTCGGACAACGGCCGTGTCGACAAGTGGCGGGAGCGGCTCCAGGAGCGCGGCGTGACGACGCCGGTGCACGCGGTCCAGTGCGACGTAGCCGACTGGGACTCCTGTGCCGCCATGGCCGAGGCGGTGCGTGAACGCGCCGGCCCGGTCGACATCCTGGTCAACAACGCCGGCATCACCAAGGACGGCAGCTTCAAGAAGATGACCCGGGAGAACTGGGACGCGGTGATGCGCACCAACCTGGACAGCGTCTTCAACGTCACCAAGCAGTTCGCCGACGACATGGCCGACCGCGGCTGGGGCCGCGTCATCAATGTTGCCTCGGTCAATGGCCGCAAGGGGCAGTTCGGGCAGTGCAACTACGCTGCGACCAAGGCCGGCATGCACGGCTTCACCATGTCCCTGGCCCGGGAGCTGGCACGCAAGGGCGTGACGGTGAACACCGTCTCGCCGGGCTATCTGGCCACCGACATGGTCATGTCCATGAAGGAGGAGGTACGTCAGCAGATCATCGAGACCATCCCGGTGCAGCGGCTCGGCGAGCCCGACGAGGTGGCCTCGCTGATCGAGTATCTCGCCTCGGAGGACGCCGGCTTCATCACCGGCGCCAACCTCGACATCAACGGCGGCCTGCACATGGAGTGA